The sequence ACTACAAACCTATCAGTAAATAATGCAGCAGAGatattgtatgtatgcataaatGGAAGCAACCAGCTAAACAAACCCATATAAATCTTGTAGATCCATTACATATATAACCATAAGTTACTAACATGTACACAATAACCATTTCATGGGTGATTAACACTGCTCCAACAATAACCATACTCCTCTCCACTCCTCAATCGTCATTGCAATGTGGGCTTGGTAACGTACAATTTATTAATCACAAACAATAGCTACAGCTGTTTCATGTCACAATTAATGGAATTAGTAGgagtacactgtaaaaacaagGGTGTTTCCAAAACACCTTTATGAGTGTTTTAGCTGCCATTTGTGTGGTGTTCCCTTGGGGTGTTCCATTGCACTTCATAAGGGTGTTACAAAACTCCCATTAGAGTGTTAAGTAAGACTGGGTACAAAAAACACTGGCTCCTCAAAGGGAGGGAATTAGGGTAGGAGTCACAGGTTTACATCTCTGATAATACCTAAGACTCAAAGAAAGCCTCACTATATACTGAAATAGAATATCACAACACAATACATATCACCATTACATTAACAGGATGCCTCACTTTTATAAAGGTTACCATTTTGTATTAATAATCTTACAAGCAAGTatttttttgattgtgggtttccgCCAATTTTGACAGCACACTCTTTTGGTGTCGAGAAACACCCCTGAAGGTGTGGGTGTAGTATAACACCCCTTATAGGGTGTACTTAAACACCTCCGTTTTTACAGTGTAGCAACTAATTCACAAGTGCGATTAAGGTGTGAATGGTGACAGATGAACTATGCATCGTTACACTTTAACCGAATGTGTGCAGCAATAATGCTATTATTACCAAGCAAGCCACTTTCTCAGCAGTGAACCACTTTGGTGGATTCCTTGAACAGAAAATCGAGTTctcactatatatagctacagagcAAAGTAAAAATAAgcctatgtagctatatgttaCCTGTATCTCTACTACTATACCAATCGGTACAGTTGATCCATATATTTCCATGTCAGTCTGAAACTATTTGTACATTATAGTATTCTCAGATACAATATTTAACTGAGCTTTAATTGTGTCATTAATTTGTTGACTGTTTGGGCTGCTGTCGTTTGACTTTTAATTAAGTGACTATGTTTACTGCAAAAAATGTAGGATGAGTCAATATAAACATTAAGTAGTTGTCCAGCATGGAAGAATACAGCATACTGTACTTGAAAGTACATAGACTTGGATATACTGCTGCACACCCTATGACATCATTCTAACCAACTACACAATGTCACTGTAATTGACTTATTACTTGTTACTTTGGTAACAATTCAGCTCACACACCAGGAAAACGATACAAGCCACAAATCTAGCAACACCTAGATATAGTTAGAGGCCTGCACATGTCTTTATTATCACTATCTTTAAAGCTATGCTGTGTAACATTAGAACAACTGATGATAACTATGTGCTTAAAACCTGGTCTGAATCTCAGTACtctctgtatgtatgtacaaatgtAGCTATTACTCAATATTTGTAATCGGaattgcgaaaaggggtcttccacacacattcaattttaTGAACCcagaagaccataactcagtgctcAAGAATCATAATAATCTGAAAAATACATCCActaaatgtgacccggtctgcaaaaagggctcttatagcctttccaattatccatgtttggctaatcataactcctaatctactaaagctatcaccatgtaattacacccacagctactgccaggttagggttgttgagtgaccaaattgtaggcttgtaccatattcaccagtcaagttatggattaccatatatatgcaattggaaaggctataagagccctttttgcagaccgggtcacaaattATGATGGTGCTCggtactgaccaaatttcaagtagGGATGCGCCGATTTTGCCGGCAAATTTTTTGGATaaatacgttggtaaaagcaaagagcaaaatgctggaaaaataggtggaaaattggaaaaatgggcaccaaggaatggcagcttagcacattttgtatgaaaaagatcgagatactctaataaaacagtcacgcATGGTATTAGCATAATTAGGATAACATGagctcataggaaatggtgacaaAAGATAGAGATACAGTCACACAGTCAGATAAAGtcagcagtcacacatgcttgcaagcttgagatactgcaattaatttttactgatgctcagcaaaatagaaaaaacccaagcaaaatattgagcaaaataggtgaaaaataaaagaattgctggaaagaaaaataggtggaaaaaaagcaaaataggctcatccctaatttcaagtcaatagctttttCTAATCTGAAGTTGAGTTATCAAAGTTgttaaattggatgtgtgtggaagacctctttttgcaaatccagtcacatttattgatATTAATTTGAGGGAAGTATCAAGTGTACATTCCAGTttactttaaaaaaatttaaatcatGGGGTACAAtaccacacatgtacagtatgtatgtgtatgatCACTGATATATATGCTGCATCAAACTGGTGTTTAACGATGAGCTACCTCATCATGCAGCAAAGTGTACAGTAGATACCTGATAGTTTGGCTGCTATTACAGAAGCCATGTACTACATTTGAGACATCCTATATGTTATACTTGCATTGTATGATTCCAATTCATGTACTGAGgatgaataaaattaatggattttcattacactatatatgtacattgtaGTAACCTAAGAATGACAATTTTCATGCCTAATGAGCATAGCATTAATACTGTGAAGTAGCTGTAGGTGCGTATCACTTGTTAAAATCATGTGAAGGAAAATAAGAGGTTTTGTATCTACATATGTAAGTCAGCATGTATACAGAATGGCTTGGACACACATTAGTTATAGTACCAGCTGTCAAAGAATCTTGTCATATTAGTAAGGATATAGGATTATCATTCAAGGCAGTTAAAGTGGTGTTTCAAAATACAAGTTTTTATAATATGTAGCTCAGCAAATGATTATCAGGATGTCAGATTAGCAGTTGTCACTGTACGTGTCATCAGTATTACTGAATTTGTGCAACTTTATTGTACTGACTAAAGGGAGTGACAGGTTGAAATACGTACACTACACACTTAGTGGTCTAGCAATATAGAGCTTACCAACACTAATGTTCATAAGGCTCCCATTCATAAAGCAATAAAAGTATTAATGTACAGGTTGACATTCTGCAATGAGTTCTccttataaaggtatgtaattaGTTGTGTTACTTTCTATACTATATGTGTGAGTGAGGATTATAATTTGGCAAATTGGCCAATTGCCAGAATATGATCCTGTCAATCTACTTTGCTTATGGTCTCACATGACCTAGACACAACCATTCACCAAATTAACAGTTCACCAATTATTTACCTATTTGTTTTTAATGCCTGCCAATCAGTCCACGTACTATATATGGAAAGTTATCCATGTTTGTACTAAGCATATGTATAATCAAAATGCTAACTTCCTGTAGTTTGTTCAGTATACAGGCCACAAGGTCTTTTTATAGGAAGGGATAAACTTATGCAGTAGAAAATTTGTAATAGATTTGTAATAGTAATATGATATAGAAAACATTTGAAGTCATGGGATCCTATAGAGGCCACTACATGTTCCGTATGCAATACCACATGACTAAAACATGTAGCACAAAATGATTTACTGTGTACCTACACTGGTACTTTCAAGGATATAacaaattaaaatattttgtgttcTAGTCTTATTGGCACTCCCATCCATCTCCTAAGTAGACTAGTTTTGTTTGGTCTAAAACAGAGATTCCCTATTAAAGAAAAAATGTGACTGAATCATGACAAAACAAttaaggcttccacacacatccaactcTGCCTTTAActaactgtaacttgactagtCAGCaagctattgacctacaattttcacacaagtcTTCCATAGCACCAGGTCAAAATTTGTAACTAATGGAATACTCCTACAATGAGTTATGGTGCTTCAATTTTAtagaagtggatgtgtgtggaagccttgttttgtcaaattcagtcacaaatgctTGAGCACAATTTTCGTAACGAATTTTCATCTTTGCATCGCATATTGGGTAAGTCATTTACAGTATAGAAAGGAACTTTATCATTTGTTTCTAAAAGTATTTAATATCTGCAAGTTGTTTTTTTGTTCTCACAAAAACCTTGAGATGTACTAACATCACATGAGGCTTGCTAACTGCTTTGTTGATGCTAACAATATTTACTTCCTCTGTGTATGTCTTAATGACCTCATACAGTTTTCCTTGATAAGTTTGACTATCTTCACACATTCATTAAAATTATGTGAAACGGCTGGAACACTGGTCTGGCAATTGAGGTTTGATGCCCAGTTACACCAAATTAATTGTGttctgttgtttccttgaacaagaaaaTTTACTCACATTGCCCAGCTCATTCAGCTTTTAAATGGGAACCTGGCAGCCTGGTGTCAACGGAAGCAGCTCACCCAGCTGAAACATCATTGGAGCAAATGCCAACTGCCCACATCTTAAAGGTTAAAGTGGGACTTCAGATGTctacaccttcacctgtgagaaaTGGTACTGCCTCCTTCAGGTTAGTCCTGCACCAGGAGGATTTTCTTCTGGTGACTCATAGCacttgagtagtgcacaggtgtcccagtgccagttcactgggtaggcacgATCATGCTATCACGGCGGCTGAAGGTTTTGCTATTTTGCTTTTTTGGTTTTTGTGTgtgctataaaattaattttgcaaatGATAGTTTATTGGTGGCCTTACATGTACAGACCAAGGTTGAGTAGTCATTACCTCATTTACACCTTGTACATACACTGTTGTTCTCATGGATACACAGACCTCAGTACATAGATTAAAACAGATCATCTGTTCATCATTATAGATAAATCttgtattattgcacaaaggTGTCTTTTTGAGAACATTCAAGAATAACAGCATAGCTGCTACAATATATGTAATTAGGTTTGGGAAGTTGAGTAATTATAAACATCCTTAACATACCATGACATCCCAGAGTACAGATGATACATGATGGCAGTAATACAAACCAGCGGACGCTGAGCAATTAATTTTATAGATTACTTTGACGatttgatgaagatgatgatttGGATCTTGAGTTAACGATTGGCTAGATCTTTGAAACCATATGGATCAGAGACCATTTTAATCAAGTGGTGTTCTCACTAATTGTAAGATTATTTTTCAGTTGCTTGGAAACAACAAGCCAGAATTATTTCAAATAATGTGGCATCACTTATATGCACTCTGATGGAACCACAGTGGAAATGTTGTTGCACAAACAAATTGAAGATAGTAAGCCACAATTAGTGTAATGAATGCAGCAAGTAAAATTGTCATGTCAAAACCCTACTGGATGTAGGCTTCATAAGTTTTAGTGATTTGAGCCTACAGTAGTATAATTTTAAACCATTCAACTATACAGTTATCACTTATCACTTACACTTTACACTTAATAGATAGCTAGTCAATTGTGTTTTgctcaaacactctaataaaacatgcatAGTATTCCTTAATAGCAATATGTTTTTCTTGTCCAAAATCTTCTTAGCAACTATTAATAGTATAGCGTAAGTGCTCAAAAGAATGCAAATAACATTGTTATGGCTTTGAAAAATAGCAAGCAAGTTATGTCCCTAAAACCACTGAAAGTGTTGTTGAAGATGATCAATTAATTAGTACAATTAAAACATTGTTAATTATTAACACTGAGCCCAACAAAAAAGCTTTGCTGCCATAATATGTACAGTAATTTGCACAATTGTAatactaatgaataatgattcATCTTTACATGCATGATAATGTGTATTCACCGGCAGACCAAAGAGAGGGACTCATATTTATGTATAGTAATCATAATAGAAGTCATACAACCAGGACACTGTTATTATGGTCTGGTGATCTAGTGTTAGTACATTATGTTCAACGTGTTGTAAGAAGTTTATGTAGGCAGTTTCAACaatatgactgttttattagagtatttgacttttCTATTTTATTTAGGTAAAATAGTTAATGCTGTATGTACTTTTCTTATTTGAGATTTATAAGACTTTATCTTTCCTTGTAccaaataataataactgtaGTCCTATTTTGGCTGAGCTTGAACACTGTCTCTtttcctgttttttttttaccagcATTATTTTAGAGTTGAAGTATCTGTTGCTGAAAGGTAGTTATTTACTCTGCCGGTCCATATGGGTGGACTTGGTCTTTCTAATCCGGTAGCTGTTTCCAATCATTATTTCGAGTCATCTGTAAGTTCATCCGCTCTTCTTCGTGAGTCTATACTGGGTGTTGTCACTTTTGAATCAGGGGCTTATTTTGATTCAGTTCAGTCCTCAAAGTCTATGTTTGGTAAATTAAAGTCAGACTGTTTTTCTGGAGTTTTTAACAGTCTGATTGGGAACTTTGCTGCAGCACAACAGTGTGCTATCTTGAGGGCTAGAGAATGTGCCTCTTCTTGATTTTCAGTTCTTCCTTTACGGAGTCATCATTTTGATTTGTCTGCACAGGAATTTAGGGATGCACTTGCTTTGCGTTATAGAAAGCCATTGTTAAATTTACCACCAGTTTGTGACGGTTGTGGCTCTCTTTTTAGTGTGGAACATGCCTTAGATTGTCGTGTAGGTGGCTTGGTTTGTCAGAGACATAATGAGGTGTGTGATGCAATTTGTAATCTAGCTTCATTGGCTTGGGGACAGGTTCAAAAGGAGCCTGTGGTTTGCGAAGAAAAGATGGATGATCCATCTTCTGAGACCCTGATTGTTGATGTAAGAATTAGTGGTGTTTGGCAGTCTCAAGTTGATGCTTTGTTTGATGTTTGGGTTGTTGACACAGATGCTCCTTCATATCAATCTCGTTCACCTCAGGCTGTCCTTCGTACTGCTGAAGTTGAGAAAAGGAGGAAGTATGGTGCTGCTTAGCTGGCGCGTCGTGCCAGTTTCATACCTCTGTGCTTTTCTGTAGATGGTTTATTTGGCTCAGAGGCTGATTATTTTTTGCGCAGGCTTGCAGACTCTCTATCAGTTAAATGGGAAAAGAATTATAGTGTTGTGATGGGATATGTGAAGGCACGATTATCATTTGCAATTATTCGAGCAGCCTTATTATGTGTGCGTGGATCACGAACGAAATGGAGATCACTAAGTTTGGCAGATGGAGCGGCTATTGATGAGACATCTTATTGACAGTTGTGACAGATATattcctttttgtttaattgtcatatttactgttgtttcattgtgtgtatgctttaatgtgttttatttaaccaataagaataataataataatataggaGTCTTTGACCATCTGTAGCAAGTATTGTCCCTTATAGTAGATGGCCATAACCCCTGCCTTCTGTTCCTTGCCCAATATCCTTCACAAGCTGTACAACATTCAAATCAGCAATGTGACCATCCCCAGATTATTGGACTGAGTTCGCCACCTTTTGGCTACTTGAGCCATATTGCTTTGATTTCATTATATTTCCTTTCAATTTCATCAAGAGTATTTATAATGGGGAAAGGTCACTGTGTAACTATCCTAGGAAGTTTGTATATTATGCTATGGAAATCCTGATGTTTTGTTTATAACCATGACTATAGAGATTCTTGTTAATGGAATAAGGCATATTGGGTATGTACAAGGCTATGATTGGTAGCTACTTCCAACTTCACTAGCCTACAAGTTTGAGAAGCTATGGGAGAATTTGAGTCTTTCAGAAGTATCTCACCTCCATGTAATCAGTGCAATTGACCCTTACATAACTGCAGTTTGTCACTTTGATTGTAAACTATATAGGAGTGGATTTTGGAAGTGGACTTTTGGCACATGGTGAATTAACCCATGTGCATGCTGCTTCCTCTAGTACAAGTTCTCATAACAGTCCTATATATACTGTAGTACATACGGTTTCTATTATTCTCTGAGTATGCATTTAGGTGTATGATGTATGTGCAATTATACTACCAAACAATATTAGTGCAGTAAAATAAAATCCACATCTACATGATGTAATGGCAAACTATTCAATGGTCTGGATAGCTCAGACAAATTAACAATAGTACAATAATTACTCAAAAGACGTATCCTACAAATTTTAAATTATGATATACAGTTCTGTTAATCTTAATTCTTTCTCTACTGTACGTACTTAATACATTAATTTGATGCCTTCTGTTATTCAATTGGTACAGACGTTAGACAAAATGCAACACAAAAGGTTAGTATACAGAAATACTGTAGTGTAATATCTACTTCTAGGTAATTGTTAAAGAAACAAAAACAAGAACAACTTCAACAGATGAAACATAGTACTTGAATAATACTTTACCAACTGTAAAAAACTATATGCCTACAGAATTGATTATTTCTCCATCAGCCATGTCAATATCATCTATCTTTATAAATAACATTCCATTGATATCACTGAACTTATCAGGAACAGTCAAGGTGAACTTCAACATTTCAGTTTGCTCAAATATGTCAtctcttgtgatagccattgaGACAGTTGCTTGTGAAGCACCAGGAGTGAATACGGCAGTGAGCGGGTCTGAGGCAAAATCAACTCCACCGCCAATGGCACCAGCTATAAAAGAAATGGCACTGTACTGACTAAGTTTGTGAACTCTCATCTGTACATTAGTATGTTGTTACCACTATACTGAAAAGGGTActtttattatactgtatgcTTTTTGCATCTTATTTCAAACTTTTCTGTGTAAATTTAAAATACTATCGTTCAAGATTCACAATGGTAACCTAGCCACAATTACATAATTAATAATATGAATTGAGGTTTAAGCTGTCCAAGAAGCTGTATTATCctaatgtacatatatagtcaGGGGTTAAGTATTTTTACTTGCAAAGATGTGTTCTTTTGCAACCAAGCTGGTTATTGGTATAATATAGTAGCAACAATATTAGTGTACTCAGATTACAATACCTGAGCCTCCAACTTCCATAGGGGTCACGTCAGCAGTGAATGGCCATATTGAAAATCCATCTGCTTCTAATGTAACTGTCAACATTCCATCTGCCTCCTCAGCTGAGTACAGGACTTGACTGAAGTTCACATGGATTTCTGTAGGGATATTAcagtattacatattatttattattatgcaTAATAGTGATTGCACTGATTAATAAGTAAATAATTGGAAATTGGTTTATCggccaaatttcagcattaTCAGTATCAGTAATTGTTGGTGGACTATTTAGCCAATTAATTTACTGACCCTGATgctattgttttcataaaattaAGACAAAAATATAATTTAAAACTGGCAATTTTACAAAATGCGTTTGAAATTTTGGTAAAAATAAACATCAGATTGGTTATCGGTATCAGCTATTATATGAATTTCAATATCAGCTAATCGGATAATCGGCAATGTCtcttatcagtgcatcactaatgCATAATATACTTACCATCAATGTCTTCAATCTCAGCAACTGCCTCACTGGGATCACCTAAGCCAACTCCAAGGATTAATGCAGCAGAAGATAATGACAAAGATAAGTTGAAGAACTCTGATCCTTCTCTTAGACAATCTGGGTTGATAACTACATTTACAGTTTTCTCAGTCTCTCCAGGATTGAAAGTCACATCTATAATGTTACTGGAGAAGTCTACTATTGCTGTAGCAGATCGTGGGTCAGACTCTAATGGTGTTATTATGACAGTGTATGGTATTGATGCTGTCCCTGTGGCTACCACTGTCACTGGTATTATACCATCTGCTTCTGTTCCTGAATATGTACTGGAATTGAATGCCACAGTTATCATTGTTTCAGATTCTATAGGAAAACAAAATTGTTATATTTTACAATGAGGATTAGCACAGTGCACAGCTACTTACTGTCGTCATCTGCAACAATAATGTATGTTGTGTTTATTTCACCCAATTTCACACTAGTGCCATCAGTATCACCCAGCTCCAATACTAACTCATAGAATTCCAATTGCTCAACTGTGCTGTCATCCAAGAGTTCAATCCTAATTGGGATTATCCCATCAACAAGTGCTGGTATATCAATCATCAGACTGGTTACAATAATTGCTGGTGCTGAGGAAATGATGAAGTAAAACATTGTAAGGGCCTGATGCAGCAATTAAAGTATTCACAGAATTTAATTTCATAATTGactgctagctatatagctatttcaAGTTGTGCATACTTGTTATAATGTATGCAATTGGTGCTATTGGTGTCATAATGTATTATGCATACATGGTGAAGATGGTCCGGGTTGATCTTGCATCATGACGGTGATAAACACAGTGATGTTTTCAGCATTGCTGCCATCTTTTATCAAATTGATGGTCACAAACTCATCACTTTCATTAACAGTGGTACTAACTCTGCCGAATCCTATGCATACTGCTGGAGATGTGGTGGCTAAAAATAAAAACAACCAAATAATTATCAGagcatgtatatacatgtattatgttTGAAACTTGACTTACGTAAAGGTGTGACTGAAGTAGCATCTGGGATCACAGTGGTAACAGCAGGGCTGGGCGTCACAGTGACAGAAGTAGATGGCATATCAAAAAGAGTGGATGTCATAGTAGCCTGGGTAGGTGATGGAGTAGGTGTAGGCTTGGGTAAAGGCTTGCAGCCACATCTTTTGATTTTGTCAGCAATAGATTCTTTAGTAGCTGGACAAGACTTGTAATAACTCTTCGTATCATTTGCATCATCTATAGGGATGGTTATACAGACATGTCATTATACTGCTAAACATAGTGCACACACTTCTCAGGAAATGTATTTTGATTTGCATAGCTGATATTAAATAACAAGATGTACAAGCAGAACACTGATAACAGGAGTTGTATGTTATTTCATTTGGATTCCTAATTAGCTGAATGGCAAAAGTGATTGAATGGCAaagtgattgctgtattagagtatctggatgTAGTAGCCACTTAAAAATCATAATGTTCTGTTTGAAGGTAATTTCACACATAGCTTTAGAGATGTGCAACTATCTACTGCAAAGAGATTAcggtgtatgcatgcatgtattcgTATAGTCAACCAACCTAAGATGGTTATAGTAGCCATCACAAGTTGACCTGGAATCAGAGCAGTGTTGTTTGGAACATTTAGAAGAACACTAAAGGTCTCGTTTCCTTCCTTCAGACAATCATCACGGATTGG comes from Dysidea avara chromosome 4, odDysAvar1.4, whole genome shotgun sequence and encodes:
- the LOC136254165 gene encoding FRAS1-related extracellular matrix protein 2-like, encoding MLNKYIVFTCLLICCWLAESSASYSNDDAVYVSFESSHYHVNESDGSLEIGLVASPKPSFTFTIALKVIFNSHKNNGSFASEEDVDTSTVTIKFRRSKQKAAGTIKIFSDDVVEGVELFAVKMILPSHEIRKGWLKYGRPRHILVYIRDTTSPPPLMVQLSTSDYVVMESSNEVCLKVETNSTTTEPFSVFIMPMIKEPTSATGGDFNSSVSEVKFSERQSSASVCIPIYDDSLKEGNETFGVLLSVPDDTTMIPGQHVMASVTIIDDASDSRSVATLTTRPVTKEPIADKIKRCGCKPFPKSTTPLVVQLSTGDYVVEESSGEVCLEVVANSTTSEPFSVYVMPIAKYPISATSDDFSSLVSVAKFSVGQSNTSVCIPIRDDCLKEGNETFSVLLNVPNNTALIPGQLVMATITILDDANDTKSYYKSCPATKESIADKIKRCGCKPLPKPTPTPSPTQATMTSTLFDMPSTSVTVTPSPAVTTVIPDATSVTPLPTTSPAVCIGFGRVSTTVNESDEFVTINLIKDGSNAENITVFITVMMQDQPGPSSPSPAIIVTSLMIDIPALVDGIIPIRIELLDDSTVEQLEFYELVLELGDTDGTSVKLGEINTTYIIVADDDKSETMITVAFNSSTYSGTEADGIIPVTVVATGTASIPYTVIITPLESDPRSATAIVDFSSNIIDVTFNPGETEKTVNVVINPDCLREGSEFFNLSLSLSSAALILGVGLGDPSEAVAEIEDIDEIHVNFSQVLYSAEEADGMLTVTLEADGFSIWPFTADVTPMEVGGSAGAIGGGVDFASDPLTAVFTPGASQATVSMAITRDDIFEQTEMLKFTLTVPDKFSDINGMLFIKIDDIDMADGEIINSVGI